The DNA segment attcaggggaccccagctcttgaggtgattcccagctccttacctccatctcagtgtgggtttctctggtccctgtctcctctaccctgtggtgaggatgcaggaggTCCATATCTGTCAGCTCCGTCCCCACCTGCTTCCAGCCTGTCCATTTGTGCAGCTGACCACACACTGTGCGGGTACCTGACAGGCTGTGTATCTGCTCTCCTTGCAGGAGGTGAAGCTGTATAAAAATGCACGGGAGCGAGAAAAGTGAGTCCATCCCCAGCCGAATGGGTTCCCATGTGGTACACAGTACTGTGGGGCTTGGGAGTGCTGGGACTTCAAGCTGTCGTCTGCAGTGAGGTCCTTGCTCGGGAGATGCTGGGGCTGATGGTGCAGGGAGCTCTGCGTTCTGATGCTCTGTCCCCGCGCCAAGCTAGGAAGGACCCAAGAGCCcttctgctccgcctctgccattggccagggcagcctgcggCTGAGAAAGATGCAATAGACGGAAGGGTCTTCTCCACAAAAAGGgagtgctcctgctgggctgtggagcatgagagcccctgtgctgttcccagggACGCGGGCGCATGTATAGCGGTGGGGGTCACAGGCTATGCGCCTTCACGGGCTTCTGCGCTTGGGTTTCAGGTACGATAACATGGCTGAGCTGTTTGCGGTGGTGAAGacgatgcaggctctggagaaagcCTATATCAAGGACTGTGTCTCTCCCAACGAGTGAGtccccagctgggttttgtttccagcctggtctctcccaggggagccaagcggatgcagcagcaggagcatctcctgCAGGATGCGTCGTTACCGAGTGGAGCAGAGTGAcctgccctccccagggcactgcggacacactggggagggggctcagagaagcatcaaaacagccccttagtcccccctcaggccctgcccacttcccctgggggccaggcaacattgctccatgcagagggtctccagtcagagaccctggggagcctCCCCTGCCGTGGGGGCTGTTACAGTGTTCTCCTTTCCCCTGGGGACCTGCTTGTACATCTTCGAACTccgtgttcccctcctgcttggcatgagccactccagctgttcttactccatgcactgccccaggtACACCGCAGCCTGCTCCCGGCTCCTGGTCCAGTACAAAGCTGCCTTCAAACAGGTACAGGGATCCGAAATTGGCTCCATCGATGAATTTTGCCGCAAGTTCCGGATGAGTTCAGCCTCCAGCAGTACAGCTTTTGGGGACTCTGGGACAGGAATCTCGGGGGGCTCCTAgaacagtgggggcgggggggggggctgtgttgctgCTGAGTTCTACATGTAGGCCGCATCgacactagtcccttccttttggggcgagttgggaatatgctaatgaggcaccactgtgaatgcagtgcctcattagcataatagtggccccacacaattggaaagcacagcttttgaattgtgcgctgcCTCTTTAgacgggggctttttgaaaggacactcctccgcccccggactttgaaaaacccttcttcctaaaaccaaataggaagaaggggcttccgaagtccggggggtcctttcgaaaggcccctgtctacatgggcggtgcgcgatttgaaagcaacactttcaaattacatgcagccaccattatgctaatgaggctgtgagggggttcggggtctccatcctctgcactccatccgcaggcaggagaacagcaggtttattaggcaacagggcccagcgtcgtacagaggagtcagtacagccggcagagacagccagtccaagccatgctggggagaggaggccccgaggggcccccggagccggggtcttgccccctcctttgtctctctctctcctagccccgactaactgcttccaacacccagttccggttcaaacccctcaggctccacctcctcctttgtctgcagcccaggggtgtcacctggtcgccaggttaccctcagcaggagccccacgtgtacacacaggtatctcccactacatcacagaggcactgcatattcatggcagcgcctccttagcatcttcccaactcgctcattaacatgtcccttctgaaaggaaggggcttgtgtagacatagccctactgtgcctgactgacttagatgctggggggagagactgcatagatttgtttattccaagcctggaggaaccagtgtggtcacccaggctgttcccctgtgtccctctggccagagccctgcccccagctcactcccagagCAGACCTGTCCCATGAGAAATACAGCCCGCCTAGATTTAAAAACTGTCGGTGCTGGAGAACCCACCAAAGGTGAATTACACTCTCGCGGTCACCTGGCTTAGAGAGGGGGCCCCTGGGCTTGGGGGGGTgagtgtgcgcgcgcgcgcgcgcgcgcacacacactctctccctccctcccctggaccaAAGGCACTTCCACCTTGTCGTAATCATATTACCTTCGTATAAATCCCGTGTACTTCCACGTCACACCTGCAGCAGTATTCAAGGTCACCACATCtctaaaaagatgtattggaattgggaaaggtacagaaaagggcagaaaaccaattaggggtatggaatggctggggTATGGTGTGGGGAGAGTAGTAAGAGTGGgatttctcagcttggaaaagaggcggCTAATGTCCAGAACATCCCAACTGGTTGGACAAAGTCGATAAGGAAGTGGTGTTCTGTCTTCCTTCTcctaatgcaagaactaggggtcaccccatGAAACAAACAGGTAGTGGGGTTAAAACAGACAGAAGGAtggatttcttcacacaacgcagggccagctgtgggactccctgccacagggcaatgtgaaGGCTGAGACTATAACAAGGCTCAAAAACCTACTGGATACGTTCATGGAGAACAGGGCCACAAAtggctgttcagcaaggtggacagGGTGGTGCCTCTAGccccctgtttgtcagaagctgggactgggtgacaggagaaggatcaccttTTGGTGACGTGTTCTggtcatgccctctggggcacccagcactggTCACTATCTGCGACCAGGCTGGGTGGCCCTATGTTCAGACCATCTGGCCACGTTCTGTACTGTACTCCCTTCCCCCGGCTTAGCACATGGAGCGGAACCCGGCTTTCCCTGGGAAATGCTCTTTGTTGGGGGTTATATGGTGCTtgttaccctgccctgagcttgccCAGCCTCATTGtaaccctcctgctgctgcagctcgacTGCCCGCTGGCCATGGAGAGGATCAAGGAGGATCGGCCAATCACCATCAAGGACGACAAGGGCAACCTGAACCGCTGCATTGCTGACATCGTCTCTGTACGTTCCCCGGGCAAGGGGCTGTGCGCACTGTAATCCCGGCATCCTGTGCTTCTGGGACtttggcagctggcctggcctgtgcagctgcatggctggtccCCAGGGGGCTGTCAAGGGCCCGCtgtcctggcttgcccccaccctcccaagaggGCTGGAGTGAGGTGCCCTGCTGCTAGCTTCCAGGCCATTGCTGAGGcacctcttttctcttccagGTTTTCATCACAGTGATGGACAAGCTGCGCCTGGAGATCCGAGCCATGGATGAGGTGAGAATCATTTACAGAGGGACAGAGGATAAGACAGGGAGTATCTTACAGCCTTGGTATAAATCCAGGGTACACCCCcagcttgaatactgcgtgcagatgtggtcgcctcatctcaaaaaaaaaaaaaaaaaaacacccttggctgtggaaaagtttcagaaaagggtaacaaaaacaatggatttgGACCGGGTccatctgaagagagattaaaaagtctgtgacttttcagtttagaaaacaataGATGAAGGGTGCGGGGACGACTAAGAGGtcgacaaaatcatgactggtgtggaggaaaaataaggaaaaggtatttacttgttGCCACCACACGAGATCTAGGGGTTACCCAGTGAAATTAGCAACAGGGTTAAGAACAAACAGGATGTATTTCTCATGCAGTGCACCGTTCacttctggagctcctggccagaggatggcgtgaagaccaggactttatcaatagagttccaaaaagagctagatccattcagggaggtgaggtccatcggtggctgttagccaggatgggcaggaatgatggcactagcctccgtttgtcagaagttggaactagatgacaggagatggaccactcaatgctcagctgttctgttcGCTTCCCTTGGGGcaggtggcattggccactgtccgaagacagggcactgggcaagatggattttggtctgacccggtgtggCTGGTCTTCGGAGAGAGAGGGGGACAAGCTAGGGGTGCATGGAGGCTTCACTGCTGGAAGCAGCGCCtgaaggggggtggggctttcccagccgggccccaggcaggaaaaGCAGAAGCTCCATGCTTTTGTGCATCCAGATCCAGCCAGACCTGCGGCAGCTGATGGAGACGATGAACCGCATGAGCCACCTACCTCCTGACTTCGAGGGGAGACAGAAAGTGAACCAGTGGTGAGTAGGGTGCTctgaggcccctgccctctgcaggagcaAGCCCGGGTCCTGACCCAGCTCTCCAGGACAGGGCCTGGACCTGCCTTGCCCCATGGCGCTCCTGCCAGtctgagggcatgggggagcgCAGAGTGCCTTCGGGCCCAGCTCCATCAgtctgctccctctgcagtgggaggtgcttgtccccagccctgctcgccaTGTCTGATCAGGGGCCTGGTTGCGGGGTGGGACCGTGGCCAGAGGAGCTACCAGCTTCCTCCTAGGCCAGCACTCAGGGCGACAAGTCATGGCTCCTGCCAGGTCCCTCCAGTACTAGTGCAGGCGCAAAGTGCAGCCCAGCAAAGGGccttcttcctgctctgggggccaggactgTGCCTTGACTCTCCCCGGCAGGCTGCAGATGCTGAGCGGCATGTCTGCCTCTGACGAGCTGGACGATTCCCAAGTGCGCCAGATGCTGTTTGATTTGGAATCCGCCTACAATGCCTTCAACCGGTTCCTGCACTCCTGAGGCTGGGCCCTGCGCCCTGCCTGGTCCTGAGGAGCGCCCTCCCACTGTAGCAGTCCAGCAggctccaggccctttcccctaggctgctgttgggggcaggaggctgggagtggtgcactgcagccattcccgcagcagggTTAGGGCAGAGTCAAGgtgaactgtgctgctgcagggcacattcacactgggccagctccagccagcctgtctcctctcctccctccccgtgAGTCCTGCAAGCAGGGCGGGAGACTTGTACACCTGCGGTAATAAACCCCCATGCTGGCTATGCTGCGGCTcttgctgggtgggagaagcaggcacagccactgcccctgtactcagggcctggaccagcccatcagctcagattttctgggtgccacagcagctggctaAGGCAGGGCGCTCCACCCTTGCTGACAACAGGTCATGCCCCAGGCTGCATGGGAGCCTGGgaaatgagggtggggggtgtcaaacAGCTGTCCAGAGGGGGAGAAGGCTGGCAGGGTACAGAGCTCTGGCCCAAGCAGCAGAGGGCCAGGTCTCTGCGTCACTGTCTGCAGGGTGGCACAACGCcggcctggagcagaggagacatacagcactttattgattggtttcccaggcccctgcaccaggcagaaGCCCACCCTGTGCAGCCAAGAAAACACCAGCCAGCTAATAAGTCTGTCTGAACTAGTCCAGTGGCCACTGGCAGGCCAGAGCTAGAACCTGTACAGCTCGGGAATGGGGGACAAATAAAATATCACCCTCCACCTGTGTGGGGAGACGTGCAGTAGGGAAGGGCTCTTCTGCAGGTGGCCGCCTTCAGTCTCTGGCAGCTTATTTCCCCACGCTGGCTTCAGAGCCTGCTCCaaggccagtgctgccccaggagccaaccccccagccctgccagcagccccagggttctgctgcgcaggtgtgactgcagctggtgAGACACCACAGGCTGGAAACCAGCTTTCCGGGGACACTCTGGGACTTGCCACCCCTCTCTGTTAGCAGCACAGGCCCGGTagctcactgcctcctggggacacAGCCGAGGCCTTGGCTCCaaagcccagggacccccatggggcagagtcctgcagcgTTCTGGTGCTCGGAGCCCGAGGCAGACAGGCCCAGTTCCACAACAGCAGCCGGGGCCCTGCCTCCTTTGGTTACGACGGGACCAGCAGCTCCCTTCTCAGCTTGCACTGGTGCcaggtggggggaagctgcagggctctgggcccccagaaagaacaggtgcagcagcagcagccaggtcctgcccctccccatgggccaggcctgagttctgagtgcagaaaagtcgCTGGCACAGGCCAGTCACCGTGCCTGGTTCCTCACGTCTGCCCAAGTTCCCTCTGcgagcagccacagccccaagcaggaTGGGCCTCTTGTGTGCTCCAGCTGCGAGCGGTCGGGCACTTCAGATGCTCTTACAGAAGAGCTTGTGGTGCTGCGTGACTGTGCTCAGAGAGGTGCCCGGAGGGCCAAGCCAGGACTCACCCACGCCCCGCTGGTTGCTGCTGCTCAGCTGCCGGCTGCAGAGCCGCAGCTCACGCACGTTGGCAGAGACCCGGGCCCACGTGGTGCTGTCCAATGGGCCTcgcaccctgcagcctgcgggaAGGAAACAGGCCGTTGTAGCTACTGTGGCGCACTGAGAATCCTGGACCCGGCCcaagaggggacaggctgggtgaCCCCCCTTGTGCCCTTTCTATCAGCTGCTGCCCCTCGCTACTCCagtcctgcctcctctgctctgctctgctctgcacaccaCTACGGAGAGAGAAGCAACTCGGCAGCGCCAGCCAGGCCGGGGGCTCTGCTGGATCAGGAGCAAAactccagggctcacagcctgcccctgccccctcaggatcACCTCTCAGTCCCTCCAGCGAGGGCAGTGTGATGCTCCCGCGGCCCTGCCAGGTGCAGGGAAGCAGGACCCCTCCACAACCCAGGGATCTTGGagcccttcaccccctcacctgccaggcTGAGGTATTGCAGCCCCTGGCGCCTCTCCCCCAGCGctgacagcagcatctgcaagCCCCCGCTGGTAACCTCTGGGTTTGCAGACAAATCCAGGGAGATCAAACTGGGACAAACCAGGAGGCACCTGGGACCAAGAGAGTCAAACAGCCCCATGCCTCTCGgctcacccacaatgcactgttgccccatggcccacccactccctgtggGCTAGGTGTTAGATGTGCggtgtgctggcactgcagccttggagcgagacccccagggagcacaaggtgcgacggggaagggaggcagctggaCAGGTGTACTGCCTGTGAAGTGCAGTAGTAGAACCAGCAGCTCCACCCGACCACCAATCCACGTACGCCCGGTTCTGGAGGCAGGTCCTGCCGCTCACCAGGCCTCCCACCCAAGGGCTTGTGGCTCAGACTCCCTTCCCGCTCCGTCTCTTTTTACGGGAGGGGGTTCACCTGGTGGCCCAGAAAAGCACAATGCAGGGACAGAAGGTGGCCAGTGGGCTAAAGGCGAACATGGCCACCTGACGTCTCACTCAGGCTCTCTTCCTACTATGTCcccatgggctggctgctgggcccagccaccccacggcTCCTACCCAGCAGGAGATCACTCCGCATAGGACCCAGCTGGGTGAAGGTTGgtgtcacacacccaccccattaccttctgccccacagcaaagcccctggcccagggaccccagcGCTGCCCCTTTACCTGGCCAGCTCTGCGACAGCCTCATCATTCAGGTGGTTCCCAGAGAGAGCCAGGTGGGTGAGCGCACATCCCTGCTGGAATGGAAcgggggggggctgagcccaaagccacacaccacagctgagccagtcaggGCCAAGCCAGCTGCGTGAgaggcccacagccccaggacaaaaGGGGCTCCCCTGCCACGTGCAGAGCTCCTGCAACTCCTGGAGCCAGAGAAGGGTTACTGCAGGACCCCCTTGCACCCGTACCTGTGTCAGGCACCTGACCACCGGATCCACGAGAGGCTCGCCTAGGCGGGCCGCCACCGAGCCaatctccagctggctgagggtggcGTAGGGCAgactcctgagcagcagctgcaggccgctggagcccagggcattgtgggacaaagCGAGGGTCTtcaggtgcacagctcctgggccaggggcaTGCGGGAGAGACAGTGTGTTAAGAGTGAGCCAGCTGCCGTCTGGCCCGGGCAGATAAAGGAGGCTGGGAGCTTGGCGGAGGGGCTGTCCATAGCTGCCTAACTGGAAACTCAGGCACCCAACAGGCCTGCACTGGGAAAGaacggcagagcaggctgctgtggggcagacctgGCAGGGAACCCAGGGCGTGGTAGCTGTGGGGCAAGACTGAGGCAAGCCCAGGCCTGGGTAGCTgcgagctgtggggcagaagctggCAGAGAGCGGACAGGACAGCGGTCCGCATTCTTTCCATGAGTGGAACCATCCTCACCCCCAAGCTGTAGGCCCCGTCCCAGTGAATGGGgccctcctggcagtgcctctGTGTAACGGGGGCCTAGCCTGTAGACcgtggcgctgggggaggggagccacaagGGAGGGCACCACCTGTACCATGAGGCCacgcctgctgtgcccccactcggggctgggggagtgcaggggcacTTACCTTTCAGGCTGTTGGCCAGCAAGAGGCGCTGGTGCTGCCCAAAAGCCTCAGAGAAGCCACAGGCCTGCAGCCGGAGCGTGGTCAGGACCGGGCAGGCTCGAACCAGGCAGGCCAGGGCCtcgcagctcttgtcccctagggggttcaggctgaggtccagctcttccaggctctggAACAACAGGGGCGGAGGAGTCACCccaacctgctgggctctgccctgtgccaccagacagCCGGGGCTGGACCCCCGCTGGGAGGACCACAgcggcagcctcagccccagagaagggacggagcagcagagccccccccatgCTACAGGGACCCTCACAACCAGCCCCTCCCAGAAGGACCTAGGAGCAGGCACCTTGGCACCAGCACGGCCACAGCTTACTCCTCCCTGATCCGGGGAGCCCCTGGTGTCcatcagggcagccctggcaggagctcatcaGGGCCCTTTACACCAGCAGTGCCAGAGCCGTAGCCCAGAGCGCCAGGATGGGCAGCTTGGGGGTCCCCGAACCTGCTTGTGTCTCCGGGGTTCAGGCGGGAGGCcggggcccctcccacctgccgttgaggggaagggaggtgctggaCACACCCACAAGCCAACCTGGAAGACCgcttgggagggcagccctgctgccagcgcgCGGAGCCCCTCAGCACCGAGCTGGTTGGCCGACAGGTcgaggagggccaggctgggcatggtGCCCAGCGTAGCCAGCAGctcggcagccaggccatcgtccagccccgtcccagccagccgcagctggcggatggagctgtgcagcttgagggcacgcaggagtggggtgaggtggggttggtgcaaggagaggccacaggtgctgaacgaggggcccgactcctgcagctccatcatCTTCAGCAGAAGCCGGTGCTCGCCTGCAAcaggagtccatgagggaagaccagtcgctgtggggcacccagactgacgagctcccagccagctgctgcctggccggggctagagccaagcagccagggagagggtggggggcagccgcgaccgaggacaccctccccctgcccagcaccacgtggggggcagcTGCGACCGggggcaccctccccccgcccagcaccacgtggggggcagccgcgaccgagGGCTCCTGACATTGCGCACCGTTCAGCGGATGCTGGACAGGTCTTCCCCTGGCATGtagcacggccctgggggtgccaatctgTCCACCCGAAGCCACATtccacctctgtccccttccgtagctgggccagtgacccggagactgagggacttgcccgaggtcacacACGCAGacggtggcacagctgtgcccaagccccctggaccagccttcccactggagcccctcctgcctgtcccccccacGGGCCGGCTGGCACTCTCCCCAGCCGGCTGACCGCCCTGAGGCGCTACAAAACCCAGCGAGACCCTGTACATCCAACGGTTcccacacgcaggcaggcagcagggtccgTGGCATCCCcttacccacggccaggctgcaaCAGGCCTTGCGATACCGGTCGGCGAGCGGGGGCAGGTCCCAGGACTGCACCTCTGCCAACACCTGCAAGGCAGACGAGAGCCCTATGGGTAGGAAGGAAggccggctggctgggcagcactggcaggctCAAACACAAGGGGAAGGGCATCGCCAGTGAGGGGTGAAGCCAGACCTCCGAGCTCCCAGTCATCTGGGCCCTGCCGGTTGGTGCAGAGTCCACAGTGATGGGCCCCACCACGACCCTTCAGCGGCCTACAGGGGGACCTGGTGGGCTCAGCCCTGGAAGCGCCAATCCTGGCTCgggtgcccctcacctcctcgTTGCTTTGCAGGACGTCCACGATGAgatcctggggagccagcagtgccccttccttcttgagggtgagctggggcagcaggccacAGGCCTGGTAGTGGCGCTGGgccgcctgctctgccagccacgcCACCGGGCATCTCTCGAGGCcactgcaagggaagggaagggaagggaagggctgagccagagcgccccaccagaaccaggcccccagcccgccctcccagggtggggcaggaacagggcagccccccccagtggcagaggggaaTGGCCCTGTTACCCCAAGTCCCTGACCCCCTggcgctgcctgggagctggaccccTCCGAGGGTGCTGCTAATGTTGCCCCAGAcccggctgggggggcaggactcccgggCTCTGGGCCACGCTGGGAGGAAGGATGCGAGGCAGCTCTCACCTGTGCGGCACGGGGATGAGGAAGACGTTGTCTTGGACCCGGACCCGCACTCGGATGGGGGGTGGCCGAatcggggctgcagccagcagtggggcctgggaacaggagaggggagtcaagacccaagagacagcccaggggactcccttgctgttgtgcacccccagcacctcacctgtggGGCCTCTCCACTGCCGTCTACGGGCCTCAGACCAGTGGCTGGCTccggagccaccagggcctggcccccgcgGGACCGACCCAGCGACGTCCTGTCCACTATCTGGGTGAGGCGGCTTTGCCGGGCCCTCctcttctggggcagagcagctgggaagggggctgcgccGTCGCTCTCAGACCCACTGGTGCCCCCTGAGTCCGAGCCCGACTCCCCCGGGCGCCGGTGGCTCCTCTTGCGGGGCTCCCGGCTCGCCCCCAGGTCGTCCtccagccagtcatcccccacGTACTCCTCGGCTGGGATCAGGGCCGGCCTGGCAGAGGCCTCGGCCGGCACCGGCTCAGGGACCTGGCAGGACTGGGCACTGCCGACGCCACGGATGGCTGCTTCATACTTGGCCTGCCCGGTGCCAGcggggggcagcccaggctctgcccgcccgaggaACCCCGGCACccggctctcctcccccagcgccctcaggctCAGGAGCCGCTGCCTCTTCTTGACAGGCCGGAGCGGGGTCATGCACTCGTCCAGCTtggcccagcactctggcccctGCCCGCCACGCTGGGTCAGGATCCTGCAGGGCGCAGTCGCCTTTGTGGAGGGGcccccactctggggctggggggccacagcTGAGCGGGGGGGTGTCAGCGGCTCAGAGAGCTCCGCATCAAACAGCTGGCTGTGCGGCACATCCTGTGGGggctgagccacctctgctgctgggcggGAGACAGGGAACCCCGTGAGTTGGGCCCAGCCCCCAAGagatgcccccccacagcaccactcccacccggcctcacatcgccccaccaccgcctccttgagcagctgctccatggctcggCAGCGCTGGCGTGTCTCCTGGTCCAGGTCCCGGCCGTACATCCTCACCCACTCCCGGAGGGTGCCCAGAGGGCTCAGGCCCTGCGGCGGATAAGATGGAGGGGCTGAGCCTCAGGGCCGCCCCCagaaaccccacagctgtgcaggggtgccgagcccagcgcccgcccacaggccgctgctcccccaccttggcGTTCCTCAGCACCGCCGACgcgcccctctggagcagcagctcggCCACGTCGAAGTGGCCGCAGTTGAGAGCGTCGTGCAGGGGGGTGATCCCCTCgcagcctgggcccccggggtCATCGATGGAGGCACTacgctccagcagcagccgcacgatCTCTGGGCACAGGAGCCAGCAGTTACTGCTGGGTGGCAGCACTAGGGCCCCCTCCAGCCGGCCCCCATCACCCGTTCCAGCCCCTGCCGTCATCCGCCCCCAACACCGACACCCTCCTCACCACTCACCCAGGTGCCCGTGGTTACAGGCCTCGTGCAGCGGGGTCCAGCCGCAGTAATCCCGCGGGTTcagggggtggccctgcccccaggaggaaaGAGACATGAACAGGCATGAGGGTTACGTGggggccaggtgccctgctgggctTCATGCCAACTCCCGCAGgatctccccctccagctgccctccctgcggGCCAGGCCGGGAAGCTGCCCAGTGCCCAGCGCCTACCTGGCTCACTCCCACGCGCCCTGCAGGCCGGACACACTTGCTGAACGcgtcccctgctgggggctgtgagggccagagcagagggacgccgcgaccccagccagccgcccagctgcccccacgggCCGACGGAAGGTaccccagggcgccctgcccaGGAACGAGGAGCggctcccacctgctccaggaagAAATGGACCCGGCGC comes from the Carettochelys insculpta isolate YL-2023 chromosome 2, ASM3395843v1, whole genome shotgun sequence genome and includes:
- the LOC142009064 gene encoding tonsoku-like protein; this encodes MSAERSREIRLLQKAKDKARRSGSLKEEAAICNQLGEILARHGRYREALVEHQEELRLLESVEDVIGCAVAHRKIGERLAELENYEAALKHQRQHLELACAVSDHTEQQRAWATIGRTYMFVAESGQAGEALWEAEQAFMKSLAILEEQLEGKVPQRELSEMRARLYLNLGLVYDSMKDQARCSQYIKKSIFISEQTHLCEDLYRAYFNLGHIHLREGQHSKAMRCLERARDCAHTMKEKCMESECCAGIAQVLLSLGDFVAARRSLKKAYVLGSQQPQQRESIRRNLRYAMKVSHLQEALEEAVPGDLQTALGLCEQLGDLFSKHGDYRRAVEFYQRQLRYAESLQKPEQELAVIHVSLATTFADLREPGRAVQHYQTELALRRGNPLEEGKTWLNIALAREEAGEGYEALEPCFQSALRCAEQAGEPRLQRQILQHLHPLQQKWGHPEAPDTLARLQGLCRSQGWSSARDSRGEEEEEEDSSEPLDESDLELSESDGEEDDLDGYSKSVPGRRRIAKWNRRNDRGETPLHRACIDGNLRRVHFFLEQGHPLNPRDYCGWTPLHEACNHGHLEIVRLLLERSASIDDPGGPGCEGITPLHDALNCGHFDVAELLLQRGASAVLRNAKGLSPLGTLREWVRMYGRDLDQETRQRCRAMEQLLKEAVVGRSAEVAQPPQDVPHSQLFDAELSEPLTPPRSAVAPQPQSGGPSTKATAPCRILTQRGGQGPECWAKLDECMTPLRPVKKRQRLLSLRALGEESRVPGFLGRAEPGLPPAGTGQAKYEAAIRGVGSAQSCQVPEPVPAEASARPALIPAEEYVGDDWLEDDLGASREPRKRSHRRPGESGSDSGGTSGSESDGAAPFPAALPQKRRARQSRLTQIVDRTSLGRSRGGQALVAPEPATGLRPVDGSGEAPQAPLLAAAPIRPPPIRVRVRVQDNVFLIPVPHSGLERCPVAWLAEQAAQRHYQACGLLPQLTLKKEGALLAPQDLIVDVLQSNEEVLAEVQSWDLPPLADRYRKACCSLAVGEHRLLLKMMELQESGPSFSTCGLSLHQPHLTPLLRALKLHSSIRQLRLAGTGLDDGLAAELLATLGTMPSLALLDLSANQLGAEGLRALAAGLPSQAVFQSLEELDLSLNPLGDKSCEALACLVRACPVLTTLRLQACGFSEAFGQHQRLLLANSLKGAVHLKTLALSHNALGSSGLQLLLRSLPYATLSQLEIGSVAARLGEPLVDPVVRCLTQQGCALTHLALSGNHLNDEAVAELARCLLVCPSLISLDLSANPEVTSGGLQMLLSALGERRQGLQYLSLAGCRVRGPLDSTTWARVSANVRELRLCSRQLSSSNQRGVGESWLGPPGTSLSTVTQHHKLFCKSI
- the LOC142008389 gene encoding vacuolar protein sorting-associated protein 28 homolog, with the protein product MEASLLEAAPEGGWGFPSRAPGRKSRSSMLLCIQIQPDLRQLMETMNRMSHLPPDFEGRQKVNQWLQMLSGMSASDELDDSQVRQMLFDLESAYNAFNRFLHS